The Caldisericota bacterium nucleotide sequence ACAGTGCCATCAGTTGTTGCATTTACAAAGGATGGTCAAGTTCTTATCGGAGAACCAGCAAGAAGACAAGCAGCAATTAATACTAAAGGAACCATTACTGGTGTCAAAAGGTTA carries:
- a CDS encoding Hsp70 family protein, which codes for MGRIIGIDLGTSNSAAAAMVGNKPTIIPAAEGPSVGGKTVPSVVAFTKDGQVLIGEPARRQAAINTKGTITGVKRL